The following proteins come from a genomic window of Armatimonadota bacterium:
- the ilvC gene encoding ketol-acid reductoisomerase, translating to MPTIIPESDIDPSLIKGKTVAIIGYGNQGRAHSLNLRDRGITVLVGQRRGGQGWKNAVSDGFEPTSLGEATSPADFVVLALPDESMAEVYEEQISKAMTPGKTLLVCHGFSIHFGFLKPRQDIDVVLAAPKGSGASLRKEVSEGRSMAGLVAVHQDVSGQALGIALSYTWGIGCHSTVIHTTFEEECVTDLFGEQAVLCGGIPELIKAAFDTLVEAGYSPESAYLECLHEAKLITDLLYERGLTGMREAISDTAEWGGYRAGKLLIDESVKERMRQVLGEIRSGKFAEEWVAESKTGKKRLHHMREEESRHAIEDVGRRLRERMLKMDDN from the coding sequence ATGCCGACCATCATTCCGGAGTCCGACATCGACCCCAGCCTGATCAAGGGCAAGACCGTAGCAATCATCGGCTACGGCAACCAGGGCCGCGCCCATTCACTGAACCTGCGGGACCGCGGCATCACAGTCTTGGTGGGCCAGCGTCGCGGAGGGCAGGGGTGGAAGAACGCCGTCTCCGACGGCTTCGAGCCAACCTCGTTAGGCGAGGCGACGTCGCCGGCGGACTTTGTCGTGCTCGCACTTCCCGACGAGAGCATGGCGGAGGTGTACGAAGAGCAGATCTCAAAGGCGATGACGCCGGGGAAAACGCTGCTCGTCTGCCACGGGTTCTCAATCCATTTCGGTTTCTTAAAACCTCGCCAGGACATCGACGTCGTGCTGGCCGCGCCAAAGGGATCGGGAGCATCGCTGCGAAAGGAGGTCTCCGAGGGGCGTTCCATGGCCGGGCTCGTAGCGGTGCATCAAGACGTATCCGGTCAGGCGCTTGGGATAGCGCTGAGCTACACATGGGGGATCGGCTGTCACTCGACCGTCATCCACACGACGTTTGAGGAGGAGTGCGTCACCGACCTCTTCGGTGAGCAGGCGGTCTTGTGCGGTGGGATACCGGAGCTGATCAAGGCTGCGTTCGACACTCTAGTCGAGGCCGGGTATTCGCCGGAGAGCGCGTATCTCGAATGCCTGCACGAGGCGAAGCTGATCACCGACCTGCTGTACGAACGAGGGCTGACTGGCATGCGCGAAGCGATCAGCGACACCGCCGAGTGGGGCGGCTATCGGGCAGGCAAGCTGCTGATCGACGAATCGGTCAAGGAGCGAATGCGACAGGTGCTGGGCGAGATTCGCTCAGGAAAGTTCGCCGAAGAGTGGGTCGCCGAAAGTAAGACCGGCAAGAAGCGATTGCACCATATGCGTGAAGAGGAGAGCCGCCACGCGATCGAAGACGTCGGCCGGCGACTGCGCGAGCGAATGCTGAAGATGGACGACAACTAG
- a CDS encoding M48 family metallopeptidase, whose product MIAEREFSGYIAAVSLRVSPRARGIRLSVEPEGVLVTVPRRYTLQDVNEALYIHENWIGRQLGELLTDLDRISPDAIPYQGDGYPIMPSPIKLVLFQDGEFLAPGKSREARKEAVRGWMTKQARPAFSNAVAERALEMGVSPSRVIVRDQKRRWGSCSSKRTISLNWRLIMAPEEILDYIIIHELAHLRHMNHSRRFWTLVERHCPDYPECEQWISDEGRRLMME is encoded by the coding sequence ATGATCGCCGAGCGCGAATTTTCTGGATACATAGCGGCGGTCAGCCTCCGAGTTTCACCTCGCGCTCGCGGAATTCGCCTCTCAGTTGAACCTGAGGGGGTCCTGGTGACCGTTCCTCGCAGGTACACGCTCCAGGATGTCAACGAGGCGCTGTACATCCACGAAAACTGGATCGGCCGGCAGCTCGGAGAGCTCCTGACCGATCTGGATCGGATCAGCCCCGACGCGATTCCGTACCAGGGCGACGGGTATCCGATCATGCCGAGCCCGATCAAGCTGGTGCTGTTCCAGGACGGCGAATTCTTGGCGCCAGGCAAGAGCCGAGAGGCGAGAAAGGAGGCGGTGCGAGGGTGGATGACGAAGCAGGCTAGACCGGCCTTTTCCAACGCGGTGGCTGAGCGGGCCTTGGAGATGGGAGTGTCGCCCAGTCGCGTGATCGTCCGGGATCAAAAGCGCCGCTGGGGTTCGTGCTCGTCGAAGAGAACGATCTCGCTGAACTGGCGGCTGATCATGGCTCCGGAGGAGATTCTGGACTACATCATCATCCACGAACTGGCCCACCTCAGGCACATGAACCACTCGCGTCGATTCTGGACGCTGGTTGAGCGCCATTGTCCGGACTACCCGGAATGCGAACAGTGGATCAGCGACGAGGGCCGTCGCCTTATGATGGAGTAG
- a CDS encoding DUF3466 family protein, giving the protein MKVMRKYVLILALAVPLSAAAQYTIIDLGTLGGDWSGTGGINASGHVVGYSHIPPSISRAFLWRNGGMFDLGVLPGYDRGDASAVNDSVWVVGVSIRGYEPEERRATLWRGGTITDLGTLGGSYSTASGVNNSGQVVGSAEPNAGGGHAYLWENGFMTDLGTLPGELFSGAADINEQAQVVGYSYRTDFRAVLWENGAITDLGTLGGEDSSAYAINDSAQAVGSSELSPGGSEHAFLWESGVMTDLGTLLGNESSAFDINAAGDVVGWSGRRAFLWRNGAMTDLNDLLPTGSGWELRYANGINDAGQIVGQGIINGRYHAYRMTPVPEPGTFAALSVALLVLLRRRRR; this is encoded by the coding sequence ATGAAAGTGATGAGGAAGTACGTCCTGATACTCGCGCTCGCGGTGCCGCTCAGCGCGGCAGCGCAGTACACGATCATAGACCTGGGAACCCTGGGCGGTGACTGGAGCGGCACGGGGGGCATCAATGCCTCTGGTCACGTCGTCGGCTACTCCCACATTCCCCCGAGCATTTCTAGAGCGTTCCTTTGGCGGAACGGCGGGATGTTCGATCTCGGCGTTCTTCCAGGTTACGATAGGGGCGACGCATCCGCAGTCAATGACTCCGTCTGGGTCGTGGGGGTGTCGATCCGTGGATATGAGCCTGAGGAGCGCCGTGCGACTCTTTGGCGCGGAGGAACGATCACCGACCTGGGAACCCTCGGAGGCTCATACAGTACAGCTAGCGGCGTCAACAATTCCGGCCAGGTTGTAGGTTCGGCGGAACCTAACGCAGGCGGTGGCCATGCTTACCTCTGGGAGAACGGGTTTATGACCGACCTCGGCACGCTGCCGGGTGAACTGTTCAGCGGTGCTGCGGACATCAACGAGCAGGCCCAGGTCGTCGGTTATAGCTACCGCACGGATTTCCGGGCTGTTCTCTGGGAGAACGGCGCGATTACAGACCTGGGAACGCTCGGGGGCGAAGACAGCTCGGCCTACGCGATCAACGATTCGGCTCAGGCAGTCGGCAGTTCGGAGCTCTCACCCGGAGGATCGGAGCACGCGTTCCTGTGGGAGAGCGGAGTCATGACCGATCTGGGCACACTGCTGGGCAACGAAAGCTCGGCATTCGACATCAACGCTGCCGGCGACGTTGTTGGTTGGAGCGGCAGGCGCGCATTCCTGTGGAGAAACGGGGCGATGACCGATCTGAACGACTTGCTTCCGACCGGCTCTGGGTGGGAACTTCGCTACGCTAACGGGATCAACGACGCGGGCCAGATTGTCGGTCAGGGGATAATAAATGGGCGTTACCATGCGTACCGGATGACTCCTGTTCCCGAGCCTGGAACGTTTGCCGCGCTGAGCGTCGCTCTTCTCGTGCTGCTCAGACGACGGAGGAGATAG
- a CDS encoding PEP-CTERM sorting domain-containing protein codes for MRRYILILALAVPLTAAAQFFDHFEGDRLAGHWRFTSWGQSWEHSVSDSMLHVTRVFGQAEIHGVHILAELPALANFDAVSIMGWDSGSVGRGMGLTIWNGANLNRDIATIGYREPRNADPVVIVSFNNTRDGYIEVPAPPPGMHEFRLSRTGTTLEAFLNGELLLRSTDSDMLSGNWVGLVFGARDPAVFNPLHVDLVDVVPEPTTLMVLAAGALYLLRRRRP; via the coding sequence ATGAGGAGATACATTCTGATACTCGCGCTCGCGGTGCCGCTTACTGCGGCAGCGCAGTTCTTCGACCACTTCGAAGGCGATAGGCTGGCTGGCCACTGGCGGTTCACCAGTTGGGGCCAGAGCTGGGAACACAGCGTCAGCGACAGCATGCTGCACGTGACGAGGGTTTTCGGCCAAGCCGAGATTCACGGCGTGCATATTCTGGCGGAGCTGCCAGCGTTGGCGAACTTCGACGCGGTCTCCATCATGGGATGGGATTCGGGTAGCGTGGGTCGTGGCATGGGCCTGACGATTTGGAACGGCGCTAACCTGAATAGAGATATCGCTACAATTGGGTACCGCGAGCCGCGGAATGCAGACCCAGTAGTGATCGTCTCTTTCAACAACACCCGAGACGGATACATCGAAGTTCCGGCTCCGCCACCCGGAATGCACGAGTTTCGGCTGAGCCGGACCGGGACGACGTTGGAGGCGTTCCTCAACGGGGAACTGCTGTTGCGCTCCACGGATTCGGACATGCTGTCCGGCAACTGGGTAGGGCTGGTCTTCGGTGCGCGCGACCCCGCTGTGTTCAACCCGTTGCACGTCGACCTGGTGGATGTTGTCCCAGAACCGACCACCCTAATGGTGTTGGCAGCAGGCGCGCTCTATCTTCTGCGCAGAAGGAGGCCGTAA